One window of Fusobacterium pseudoperiodonticum genomic DNA carries:
- a CDS encoding toxin-antitoxin system YwqK family antitoxin, producing MENELWRTYYSSGKIKEEVPIKRGRLNGIGILYAEDGTILEKRIYKNDILMGNPYIGMSAEQLAEELGYIISDKSEIDLAEDDAEVVEINYKDASIKLL from the coding sequence ATGGAGAATGAATTATGGAGAACATACTACAGTAGTGGTAAAATAAAAGAAGAAGTACCGATAAAGCGTGGAAGACTAAATGGAATAGGTATTTTATATGCTGAAGATGGAACTATATTGGAAAAAAGAATTTATAAGAATGATATTTTAATGGGGAATCCTTATATCGGAATGTCAGCAGAACAGTTAGCTGAAGAATTAGGTTATATTATTTCAGATAAATCAGAGATAGATTTAGCTGAAGATGATGCTGAAGTAGTTGAAATAAATTATAAAGATGCTTCTATAAAACTTTTATAA
- a CDS encoding TrbC/VirB2 family protein, with product MEKITKFLKGKRMYIAAFLLLSSNAMATTADAPWVGMLDKFMGILVGPTARVIAIIAIAGVGFSILAGLTDNLSKRAIGVIVGISVIFAAATWGPKFFGYSGAILM from the coding sequence ATGGAAAAAATTACAAAATTTTTAAAAGGAAAGAGAATGTATATAGCAGCATTCCTTCTTCTATCTTCTAATGCTATGGCAACTACAGCTGATGCTCCTTGGGTAGGAATGTTAGATAAGTTTATGGGGATTTTAGTTGGGCCTACAGCTAGAGTTATTGCAATCATTGCTATTGCTGGGGTAGGTTTTTCTATTTTAGCTGGTTTGACTGATAATCTAAGTAAAAGAGCAATTGGAGTTATTGTAGGAATCTCTGTGATATTTGCGGCTGCTACTTGGGGGCCTAAATTCTTTGGATATAGTGGTGCTATCTTAATGTAG
- a CDS encoding type IV secretion system protein encodes MGKDKNQRFSWNPSKPFSGNKGDFSIDNPFYDRMLSLSKSCRNWQMAFFTMALFQAGTLSAYFYLANKTKLVPYVIEVEKEKGNFYYSGRMDQVSYVADDTIIFAMLNDFIINTHSISLDKVFTYKKIKREYSFLSSEMKNKMNSDINSLNLEEKFRNKESVDVTITSMLKNSEDIYQINWTEKTYRNGSLISTEKKTGNFSVIQDKVNPNDIKVNPLGLIIKDYHITDDLSK; translated from the coding sequence ATGGGAAAAGATAAAAATCAAAGATTTTCTTGGAACCCTTCAAAGCCTTTTTCAGGAAATAAAGGAGATTTTTCTATTGATAATCCCTTCTATGACAGAATGTTGAGTCTCTCTAAAAGTTGTCGTAATTGGCAAATGGCATTTTTTACAATGGCTTTATTTCAAGCTGGAACATTATCTGCCTACTTCTATCTTGCAAATAAAACTAAGTTAGTTCCATATGTCATAGAAGTAGAGAAAGAAAAAGGAAATTTTTATTATAGTGGTAGAATGGATCAAGTTTCTTATGTAGCTGATGATACTATTATTTTTGCTATGTTAAATGACTTCATAATTAATACTCATTCTATTTCACTCGATAAGGTCTTTACCTATAAAAAAATAAAAAGAGAATATTCTTTCTTATCATCTGAAATGAAAAATAAAATGAATTCTGATATCAATAGTTTAAATTTAGAAGAAAAATTTAGAAATAAGGAATCAGTTGATGTAACTATTACTTCCATGTTAAAAAATTCTGAAGATATTTATCAAATAAACTGGACTGAAAAAACATATAGAAATGGCAGTCTTATTTCTACTGAGAAAAAGACTGGTAACTTCTCTGTAATACAAGATAAAGTTAATCCTAATGATATCAAGGTTAATCCTTTAGGACTTATAATTAAAGACTACCACATTACAGATGATTTATCAAAATAA
- a CDS encoding TrbG/VirB9 family P-type conjugative transfer protein translates to MKKKLLLFFILIGLTNSLYAVDYASEYDSYSTQEPSIEKGYKNSKTNINSTYFYNENDSYHVATRAGYITTILLNPDEDIIHAEIGDATRWSVQTYYTGSSRGMSPALSVKPFVPELKTNLVISTTKRIYNIVLEAKVNSYAPIINFEYPKEIEIAKQKERKLKAQETKVNIEYLNFDYSWNKNKETWSPIQIFDDGEQTFLVMSEKVRATELPVLFIKDEQTGEGASVRYRYDPETRYYTVDRLFKQATLRYGNKEIIIKRKGSFIKSPNDHISVSI, encoded by the coding sequence ATGAAAAAAAAATTACTGTTATTTTTTATCCTAATAGGTTTAACTAATTCTCTTTATGCTGTAGATTATGCTTCTGAATATGACTCCTATTCTACTCAAGAACCTAGTATTGAAAAAGGATATAAAAATTCAAAAACTAATATAAACAGTACATACTTTTATAATGAAAATGATAGTTATCATGTTGCAACTAGAGCTGGGTACATTACCACAATTCTTTTAAATCCTGATGAAGATATCATTCATGCTGAGATAGGTGATGCAACCAGATGGAGTGTACAAACATATTATACTGGTAGCTCAAGAGGAATGTCTCCTGCACTTTCTGTAAAACCTTTTGTTCCTGAACTAAAAACAAATTTAGTTATATCTACTACTAAAAGAATATACAACATTGTTTTAGAAGCAAAAGTAAATTCTTATGCTCCTATTATTAATTTTGAATATCCAAAAGAAATCGAAATTGCAAAACAAAAAGAAAGAAAATTAAAAGCACAAGAGACAAAAGTTAATATTGAATATTTAAATTTTGATTATAGTTGGAATAAAAATAAAGAAACTTGGTCTCCTATTCAAATTTTTGATGATGGAGAACAAACATTTTTAGTTATGAGTGAAAAGGTTAGAGCAACAGAACTTCCTGTATTATTTATAAAAGATGAACAAACAGGAGAAGGAGCTTCAGTAAGATATAGATATGATCCTGAAACTAGATATTATACAGTTGACAGACTATTTAAGCAAGCTACTTTAAGATATGGAAACAAGGAAATAATTATTAAAAGAAAAGGTAGTTTTATAAAATCACCTAATGACCATATTTCAGTAAGTATATAG
- a CDS encoding TrbI/VirB10 family protein: MDILNEPNNPQNQENNSVNSNTYEKKGTFFKKKIIYIFFFFIISLIILLLFRKEIFATNNDKNASKNIIKNSNVDENESSKLDNPQYGDDEMQDLTYDKSTSPEDEEDYNIPVTEEDEEEKEAVDQKSAEEIERENKIKQLEAEADAALRSPTTITIATRPQVQQTDDKILLAQGNKAVQDYDGNRQESKRNFLMNEQAQKYYQSNFMIEQLSEFEIKAGDFIPAILQTGINSDLPSKTIVAIVSENVRDTIRGKHILIPQGTKIIGVYDSSITFGQERLLIIWQRLIFPNGKTIGLDNMQGVDLSGKAGITGDVNNHFSTLLKGVILSSIMGSAGAIVTERKNDWRGAAAEGAGEQIVTIGDNFAERALSRQPTITIEPGTRFNIIVHSDLILEPYGE; encoded by the coding sequence ATGGATATTCTTAATGAACCAAACAATCCTCAAAATCAAGAAAATAACTCTGTAAATTCAAATACTTATGAAAAAAAAGGAACTTTTTTTAAAAAGAAAATCATCTATATTTTCTTTTTCTTTATAATTTCTTTAATAATCTTACTACTATTTAGAAAAGAAATTTTTGCGACAAATAATGATAAAAATGCAAGCAAAAATATTATTAAAAATAGTAATGTTGATGAAAATGAGAGTAGTAAATTAGATAATCCTCAATATGGTGATGATGAAATGCAAGATTTAACCTATGACAAAAGTACTTCACCTGAAGATGAAGAAGATTATAATATTCCTGTCACTGAGGAAGATGAAGAAGAAAAGGAAGCTGTTGATCAAAAATCAGCAGAAGAAATTGAAAGAGAAAATAAAATAAAACAACTTGAAGCCGAAGCAGATGCTGCTCTAAGAAGTCCAACTACAATTACTATAGCTACTCGTCCTCAAGTGCAACAAACAGATGATAAAATTCTTTTAGCTCAAGGCAATAAAGCTGTTCAAGACTATGATGGTAATAGACAAGAAAGTAAAAGAAATTTTCTAATGAATGAACAAGCTCAAAAATACTATCAATCTAATTTTATGATTGAGCAATTATCTGAGTTTGAGATAAAAGCTGGTGACTTTATCCCTGCTATTCTTCAAACTGGTATTAATTCAGATTTACCTTCTAAGACAATTGTTGCTATAGTTTCTGAAAATGTTAGAGACACAATTAGAGGTAAACACATTTTAATTCCTCAAGGAACAAAAATAATTGGTGTATATGATTCTTCAATTACTTTTGGTCAAGAAAGGTTACTTATTATATGGCAAAGATTGATATTTCCTAACGGAAAAACTATAGGTTTAGATAATATGCAAGGTGTTGATTTATCAGGAAAAGCAGGAATAACTGGAGATGTTAATAATCATTTTTCAACACTTTTAAAAGGTGTCATTCTTTCATCAATAATGGGTAGTGCTGGAGCTATTGTAACTGAAAGAAAAAATGATTGGAGAGGTGCTGCTGCTGAAGGTGCTGGAGAACAAATAGTCACTATTGGTGATAATTTTGCTGAAAGAGCATTATCAAGACAGCCAACAATAACTATTGAACCTGGAACTAGATTTAATATTATAGTTCATAGTGATCTAATTCTTGAACCTTATGGAGAATAA
- a CDS encoding type IV secretory system conjugative DNA transfer family protein encodes MTVKRKISLFIFLLAIILTLAVGTQTFAKNVKYHKNLGKYLFLYKNKSPIYFPFKILVWQKFAKKVPRAMDDAYTNMAMTIVPFFLLIALLNYKKKEVTVHGSARWANRADIDKMGFFPYKDKRKIKKSYKKTGTLDLYKKNILEKDNYLRIDISEETNSIKKYSKALKYSVIEKKWKEMEFYSDGIFLGKDEYGRFLVDNTPGHAMMVARSGGGKGVAVVIPSLITWKGSTLVNDIKGENWLYTAAYRKSLGHKVFRFEATADGIEKVSCHYNPMVEIRKGTVYEYQDAKNIALAIVSPDRTKDPFFAPSAGVYLTAVILHVLYMVKSRIANLADVYNFITSPQFTEDQKLQQMINSEHNSDGAEDLFYNIYNDVTILKTGEELPRTHPSVSKIGAEMADRADKERSGIISCAKIDLEAFIVPTIARNTAYSDFRISDLMNSEVPMDLYFVTAPNSVDITAVLLKLFITQILYILTDSMELNKQGENIAFKHRLLLLLDELTAIGKVDMLHKAISYIRGWGMKALIIIQDMKQLKEVYGENNSFLGNMSTTLYYTTNDVDTAKYVETRLGNKTEKILTKSYSQGLLFKKMNYSESYVGRPLMRAEEVHTMDEKEVIILSAGKNPIHGKQARWYEIDEFKNRLARETYFTKATPSDVIKKYQKWEDLKVIKKN; translated from the coding sequence ATGACTGTAAAAAGAAAAATTAGTTTATTTATTTTTTTATTAGCAATTATCTTAACTTTAGCAGTAGGGACACAGACTTTTGCAAAAAATGTAAAGTACCATAAAAATTTAGGAAAATATTTATTTTTATATAAAAATAAATCTCCCATTTATTTTCCTTTTAAGATATTGGTTTGGCAAAAATTTGCCAAAAAAGTCCCAAGAGCAATGGATGATGCTTATACAAATATGGCAATGACAATAGTTCCTTTTTTTCTATTAATAGCTTTACTCAATTACAAGAAAAAAGAAGTAACAGTACATGGATCAGCAAGATGGGCTAATAGAGCGGACATAGATAAAATGGGATTTTTTCCTTATAAAGATAAAAGAAAAATAAAGAAGTCTTATAAAAAAACAGGAACACTAGATTTATATAAGAAAAATATTTTAGAAAAGGATAATTACCTGAGAATAGATATTTCTGAAGAAACAAATAGTATAAAGAAATATTCAAAAGCTTTAAAATATTCAGTTATTGAAAAAAAATGGAAAGAAATGGAATTTTATAGTGATGGTATTTTTCTTGGTAAAGATGAATATGGAAGATTTCTAGTCGATAATACTCCAGGACATGCCATGATGGTTGCAAGAAGTGGTGGAGGAAAAGGAGTTGCTGTAGTAATCCCTTCACTTATCACTTGGAAAGGTTCAACATTGGTAAATGATATAAAAGGTGAAAACTGGCTTTATACTGCAGCATATAGAAAAAGTCTAGGACATAAAGTCTTTAGATTTGAAGCAACAGCTGATGGAATAGAAAAAGTTTCATGTCATTATAATCCAATGGTAGAAATAAGAAAAGGAACTGTTTATGAATATCAAGATGCTAAAAACATTGCTTTAGCTATTGTATCACCAGATAGAACTAAAGATCCATTTTTTGCACCTTCCGCTGGAGTTTATTTAACAGCAGTAATATTACATGTCTTGTACATGGTAAAAAGTAGAATTGCAAATTTAGCTGATGTTTATAATTTTATAACTTCTCCACAATTTACTGAAGATCAGAAACTACAACAAATGATTAATTCTGAACATAATAGTGATGGAGCTGAAGATTTATTTTATAACATTTATAATGATGTTACTATTTTAAAAACAGGAGAAGAATTACCTAGAACACATCCTTCAGTTTCAAAAATTGGAGCAGAAATGGCAGATAGAGCTGATAAAGAAAGATCAGGAATTATAAGTTGTGCAAAAATAGATTTAGAAGCATTTATTGTTCCAACAATAGCAAGAAATACAGCTTATAGTGATTTTAGAATCTCTGATTTAATGAATAGTGAAGTTCCAATGGATCTATATTTTGTAACAGCTCCTAATTCTGTTGATATAACAGCGGTACTTTTAAAATTATTTATAACTCAAATTCTATATATTTTAACTGATAGCATGGAATTAAATAAACAAGGAGAAAATATAGCATTTAAACATAGGCTTTTACTTTTATTAGATGAGCTTACAGCTATTGGAAAAGTGGATATGCTACATAAAGCAATCTCATATATTAGAGGTTGGGGAATGAAAGCACTTATAATAATTCAAGATATGAAGCAATTAAAAGAAGTTTATGGTGAAAATAACTCTTTCTTAGGAAATATGTCTACTACTCTTTATTATACAACTAATGATGTAGACACAGCTAAATATGTTGAAACAAGATTAGGAAATAAAACTGAGAAAATTTTAACAAAATCTTATTCACAAGGACTTTTATTTAAAAAGATGAATTACTCTGAAAGTTATGTGGGTAGACCTTTAATGAGAGCTGAAGAAGTTCATACAATGGATGAAAAAGAAGTCATTATATTATCTGCTGGAAAAAATCCAATTCATGGAAAACAAGCTAGATGGTATGAAATAGATGAATTTAAAAATAGACTTGCTAGAGAAACCTATTTTACAAAGGCAACACCTTCAGATGTAATAAAAAAATATCAAAAGTGGGAAGATTTAAAAGTAATTAAAAAAAATTAA